DNA from Musa acuminata AAA Group cultivar baxijiao chromosome BXJ1-5, Cavendish_Baxijiao_AAA, whole genome shotgun sequence:
AGGGCATAGGTATTAACTATCAACTTAGTCGACAAATACATGAATACAAGTACGTGAGGTGTCAAGCATGCAAAAGATCTTATTCTTTACGAGGTTTAGTATACAGTTCTCTATTAGAGCATTCCACATTTAAGCATTTAAACAAAGTAACAGTGGTGGCTTGagatttttatcatgataataAACATGGTCAACGTGACTTGTAGCTTTTATCTATCTAATGCCTTTATAATTGAATAGTTCTTCATTAGCCATGCTTTTATTCCCAACAACAATAATAAGTCATAATATTGTTACTTCTTTTACATTGATCTTGTCGTAAGAAGCTTATTTATTTGTGGTTCTTTTTTAGTATTGATAATCTCCTTATTATTCAtaattcttaaaaaatatatatattattttattatctacatatcaatattataaaatttatccttttttttttcataatttcacACTCTCTATCGATCTTGTTCATTACTCCCTATTGACGTTGACACTCCTCCCCTTATGTTCGATCACAATCATTATTCCTTTGAGGTCGTTGTTCatcgagaaagaagaaaaagacaatGAGGGTCGACTGACCGTCaattaggaagaagaggaggagaatatttccatccatttaaaaatattaaaaaaatttaaataagattagacatagtaaaaatatattgcaaataataatattcttttataaagataatatcaaattaatacatgatgaataattattaaataacaattaatgaattaattatATCCTTCATAATGTTCCAAGGTGCTAGTGATTTTATACCATAAAAGATGGTTTTACAGAACTCACAATCCCATCTAAAATTTCATCTTAGTAACAAGCTCAACTGCAGCCTAAACAAGAGCAAGGGTTTCAAGCCAAATGAAGCATGTTGGTCATCTTTGAAACTATTAAATTGATTCCAAGAGAAATTCCACTTAACATTTCTTACCATCTATATTTAACATAATGCAATTTTGGCATCACTATATTATAATTTTAGGCATCAGAACAATTTTAGATTATTATTTTTGGGTAAACAAGCATGATGCTATTGGTGTGATCTCAACCACCTAATGCCAAATCTCTAGACTTCTTCTAGTTGAGTGAACAGTTTTTTAGAAACAAATACAGCCAAGCTCTGATCTCCATTAATTAATTGCAGAATAGCACGCCATCTACTAGAAAATAAATCAAGGATCTTGTTCATTGACCCCTAATATAACTTCACATGAGGATCTAACATAATTAATATTGGTTAGTGATTTCTCATTACTTAATGAAATATCTTCTGGTCTATTCAAGCTTTATATAGGTCCATATAATTACTTTAATAATAGAGCTAAAAGTTTATTTTAATCCTTATTATTTTAACGATGGATCATTAAATCATATAAAATAACTCGTAAGTTAAAAAAAGCATAGCATATAAGCTCTTACACACTTATAATAAATCAAGTCCGGGTTAACAAAGGTTaaaatatgatatgatgattCATAATAagtcattaatataataacatatctAATTTAAGGTTAAGATTCATTTTATCCATTGTAATTTTGATCATCGATATCTTAAGCTTTTATAGTTTCCTCGTGTTTAAAATAacctatatattttcaaaaatataacatataaactcCTCTTGTCAAGTATAAGTTAGACGTTAGAGTTTGCTTACATgagatgttgactcataataaattattaatataatgacacataaatttaagtttaaaaaaactaAGACCTCCATCAATGATAGGAGAAGACGTCATCGTGGAAGCGACCACCAACAGCAACACCGAGCCACTACTGCCTAGTAGGGCATCATACGCATGTAGCCTCTCTTATACTAATGACGAGCTCAAGAGCTTCTGATGCCTTACTAGGCAACAACGGTTCGGTGTTGTTATTGGTAGTCACTTCCATGATGCCTCTCCTAGCATCAATGGAggtcttatttttttttaagcttaaattatatgtgtcattatattaataatttattataaataaatatatcatataaatagATTTTAATGTTTATTAATTTAGttacattttaaaaaaatataaatattattttatatacgagtaaaccataaggacTTATGAGCTCTATGGCCAAAACCATAAGGGTTAAAATAGACCTTAATCCTAAATTACACATGTCAATATATTAGTGCCTTATTGTGAGTCAACATATCACGTAGACTCTAAtatctattaactcagacttgatgagagcgatttatatgctatgttttttaaaatataaaaattattttagatacaaaTAAACTATAAGAGCTTAAGAGATGGGTTAAAATAAACCTTAATCCTTAATAATAAGAGAATAGTGTTTGATAAAACAACTCAAGAAAGATAGAAACAAGCACTACGTAGCAGTCTAAATTCAATTGAAGTCCAACATCTTTGGCACTCTACAAAAGTTTCATATGCAATTCTAGATTTACCTTCCAACTTTAATGAACATTTTTTGCAAGATTATAACAAGCCTAATACATTTGATTTATTATCCGGAGCTGACCGTAATTAATCTCCCCAAGAAATATTACTAAGTCTGTATAAAGAATAACTAGCGACCATATGAAATAAGTTACGTGCTCCAAGGAAAGCATCCTGCAACACTGAACTATTGCAAGGCTTGAATAAAATCAACTGAACAATCTGCATGTGTATGTAGCATTAGCTGTATAATCTTCTTCAATGAACATGTTGACAAGAAGCTACTCATATAATTTGAACCACTACTGATTAAAAGGTTGTGATGTTTACATAAGAATCCAATGCATGACTGCACTTGTCAGGGATGAGATTTCTCCCTGAAGGTCACATAAGTCTCAACCTATTCAGCACCAGGTCAGGATGTCCGCTACTACTATATCACAATCAGGTTTCAGATTATTTATCCTAAGATTAGATGCAAAACATGGAACCGAAGCCATTTAAGAGTCATTGCATGCTAGCAACAAGCTTGGGCTTCAATGCTAACCAATGAAGAAATCATTTTGTGCATATTTCAAGATCTACCACACCTTTATAGTTTCTTCAGAGACACGCAGTAAGTATTCAACTGGAATAATTAGGACATTTACCCAAAGATCGTGTTACAACAAGCACATGCACACATATCACCCACTGACTTGGACACGAAAACACATACTGATTTTACATGCAACTCAACAAAACCAGAACACAAGCAGCAAAGCAAGGTAGATATTGCACAACAATGAAGTTTCAGAATCGGACTATGTTAGAATTGGCTATGACTGGCTGTGCCATGCCAGGAAGCTTCCATGGCATCAGGAGAGGGTCTGGTATCTCGGGTATGTCCATGGCCATCCCGCTGAACTCCTCAATGAAATGGAGCACCGAGTTCACCGATTGCAGCCTCTCGGTCAGTTCTCTCAGCTGAGCCCCCAGCACAGCATTCTCAGATTCCACTTTGTTGTACTGCTCTGTTACCAGATTGATCTGCACTGCGATCTGACTGTTTTGGCTCTTGAGCTGCGCCTCCTGGTTTATCAGATCATCCAATTGCTGCTGCTTCTTTATCCTCGATCTCCTCGCTGACTCCCTGTTCGAGAGCATCCGCTTTCTCTTCCTCACGTCGATCATCGGCTGCGAGTCTCCTTCGGAACTCGAAGTTCGGCGGACGGGAAAGGAAGAAGACATATCCTTGTTCCTCGCTGGATCTCTGATTCTAAGCTATTCGAAATTGGATTgaacaggaaaagaaaaagatgccTCTTTCTCGACGTTAATGGATCAAGCAATCAGAACGAGTTTATGAGATCACATAGAACCAGTAGAGAAGGACCACAGAGAAGGAGTGAAGGAAGCAGACGCTGAGAGTAGCGAGATTCATAAAAGCAGGATTACGGTTTTCGACAGTATTCGAGGGAAGAACATCAAGAACATGAACCTTAGTGAAGAGATCGAAAGAGCAGCTGAAAAGGGAGGATCCCAAAGATCAGATTTTGCGAGTCAGATCTGGATTATCACAACCAAGAAACAAAACCAACCTTGAAAGATCGGATTTTGGAACCGGATTTGTACCCCAAAAGGGACCAACCAAAGATTTGTGGAAGAAAAAGGGCCGAGTGAGAGAGAGGGGGAAGAAAGAAGACAAAGAATACTTAGCTGGAAAGGAAAACAAAGCCAAGCCCACCAATGCTTCGACGAAATGAAGAAAAGAAGGTTGCAAATCTGGCGGAATGGGCGATTTATAGAGGATGAGAGGCGCATTCCGGGACGTGGTTTTGGTGACCTAAAACGTGGGCGATGACTTCTTGCGGGTAGAGATCAGTGCGTTGTGTGCTGGCACGGTTTGATTGGAGGAAACCCGCGGTGTGCAGGAAGCGCGTTCAAAAACCAGCCGACTAGTGACAGCTGGGAAGGTATGAAATCTGCGGGCAAATCCAGCAGACACGAGCTGTTGGATTTGACTGGGAATCTTTGGTGGGTGGATGGCAGTGGTGATGGGTTTGGAGTTCACAGGTTTTCAATGGTTGATCCTTGCCATATCAATACAGAAATGTGTTCTAAATCCCACAGTTGTTGAATTCTTGATCAAATACTTCTTTGATGTAGTCAAATGTCCTTTCCAAACATCCTTCAGTCCGATAGGTAAGTATTTTCGTACAGCAATTACATCAAGTATTTCACCAAATAGAAATTGAACAGATAATTCCCTCCTCTTGTTCCATTCTTTATCCTCCAATAGATCAATAAGTCATGCCAAATTCTGAGTCTTGTATTAGTGTCTTTAAATATCAAGTTATTAAATTTATACTAAGGCTTCAATCGTCATCCACCTCTTCCATTTGTTAGATTATTTGCTTtccaaaaaaaatccaaaatattaAATACTTTCATTTGTAGGGCAAACACAAGCAATATTTTAGAGATAAATAAGATCATCAATAGCgagtatatgagaaaaaaattctgCTGTCTCACATAAACTACCAAGTTCTAACAATCCAGAACGAAGAATAAAAGCACATTGTTAGAGTTTATACATATTGGGTTCTTCTCTAACAAATGAATCTTTTGGGTCCTATAATTACTGAATCAATAACTTTATTGTCGCATGATTAAAGAGCAGGTTGTGAATTTGAATAAtgtatttctctttttttatttcatttgataTTCAATTAACATTTACAAAATAACTTTTTTCTCCGATCGACTTGGAGCATAtgcttaattatatttttcaagTTGGTCTGCATATGAAAGGGGCGTTAGAGTTTTAATATTCATCAGAATCTTTCCTACAATTTAGATTTTTGGTCAcccatttcaaaatatttatcacttgcAAGTTTTTCTGcacttttttttgttgttgcagcTTGCTTGGTGGATTATAGAGTCGTGCAAGGAACGATGAAGTTTGGTGATGATATAATAATCTCATCTCGTGAGGAGAGCAAGTCAAGCTTCACATTTTCTGGCAAAGCCAGCTCTggaaatatatgataaggagaatgCAAAGAGTATTCATTCTGTAACTCATGTTCTTTGTTATTTCCGATGTATCTTTCTCTTCAGTTTAATGGAATTTGAATTTATTTACTACTCAAAATATGCAGCCAATGGTATTGATGTCACCAAAGTTTTAAGTAGAACATTGAATTTGACTGCAATTTTTTTGTTTAGGGAAGCTACGGTGAAAATTCAACAATCCACTTTCAAGATATTTGACACGAACACAATGAAAAGAACATAGGTGAAAAAGAgggtcaaagaaaaaaaaaaggtcaaagtGCAGATGCACATTGTCCATGACTACGTAGTCCTTCTCAAAACAAGCGATATTGGAATGGGAGAGGGGATGCAATTGTCTTTAGGACTGGATGGAGTTTCGATCATTAATATGATCTTAAGTATTTTAGATTATGTGGTCCGATCGTACAATGTTAATAGCTCAATATTTTCATTGGAATAAATCCTAATGATTAGTTCAAAGCTGACCTTCTAAACATTGTAACGTTTGATAGATcaatttttaagtatttgattatgaaaaaatattttttttcttcgtgTATCATTTG
Protein-coding regions in this window:
- the LOC135673976 gene encoding bZIP transcription factor 53-like, producing MIDVRKRKRMLSNRESARRSRIKKQQQLDDLINQEAQLKSQNSQIAVQINLVTEQYNKVESENAVLGAQLRELTERLQSVNSVLHFIEEFSGMAMDIPEIPDPLLMPWKLPGMAQPVIANSNIVRF